In Acholeplasma equirhinis, the following proteins share a genomic window:
- the guaC gene encoding GMP reductase — MQVFDYEDIQLIPSKCIVKSRSECDTSIQFGKVTFKLPVVPANMGTIIDENLAKWLARNGYFYIMHRFEEEKRIPFMQEMIKEGLYTSISVGVKPKEYDFVLELKRLNLIPDYITIDVAHGHAETVIEMIHFIKEHLPESFLIAGNVATPEAVRELENAGADATKIGVGPGKVCITKVKTGFGTGGWQLAALSRCSKAARKPLIADGGIRTHGDIAKSIRFGASMIMIGFLFAGHEESPGRTLEINGEKMKEYFGSASEYQKGERINVEGKKILIPYKGKIEDTLKEMREDLQSSISYAGGKDIEAIRKVDYVVVKNSIFNGDWI; from the coding sequence ATGCAAGTATTTGATTATGAAGATATACAGTTAATTCCTTCTAAATGTATCGTGAAATCAAGAAGTGAATGTGACACATCGATTCAGTTTGGAAAGGTTACTTTTAAATTACCCGTAGTACCTGCCAATATGGGAACCATTATTGATGAAAATCTCGCAAAATGGTTAGCTCGTAACGGATATTTTTACATCATGCATCGTTTTGAAGAGGAGAAACGTATTCCATTCATGCAAGAGATGATTAAAGAAGGATTATATACTTCAATCTCTGTAGGTGTTAAACCAAAAGAGTATGATTTTGTTTTAGAACTTAAACGTTTAAACCTAATACCTGATTATATTACTATTGATGTTGCGCATGGGCATGCGGAAACTGTCATTGAAATGATTCATTTTATAAAAGAACATTTACCAGAAAGTTTCTTAATTGCTGGTAATGTTGCAACACCAGAAGCAGTACGTGAGCTTGAAAATGCTGGTGCAGATGCGACTAAAATCGGTGTTGGACCTGGTAAAGTATGTATTACAAAAGTTAAAACAGGTTTTGGTACAGGTGGTTGGCAATTAGCTGCACTATCAAGATGTTCAAAAGCTGCTAGAAAACCATTAATTGCTGATGGTGGTATTAGAACCCATGGTGATATTGCAAAATCCATTCGATTTGGTGCATCGATGATCATGATTGGATTCTTATTTGCAGGTCATGAAGAATCACCAGGAAGAACCCTTGAAATTAATGGTGAAAAGATGAAAGAATACTTTGGTTCTGCATCTGAGTATCAAAAGGGTGAAAGAATCAATGTTGAAGGTAAAAAGATTTTAATACCATATAAAGGTAAGATTGAAGATACCCTAAAGGAAATGAGAGAAGATTTACAATCATCGATATCTTATGCCGGTGGTAAAGATATCGAAGCAATCAGAAAAGTTGATTATGTCGTTGTTAAGAATTCAATTTTTAATGGTGATTGGATCTAA
- a CDS encoding acyl-[acyl-carrier-protein] thioesterase, translating to MTIEKRTIQTSEIGYNFKIRPSDLINLIQDVEGKDIEKVTKTDFATEKADYSIVLNFRYVEIKRWPKYKDQLEIHSFPTETNAFYGYRNTIIYDEYGKPLIESYSLGSFINLDTLKPYRMSEEQLKGIGEHHKYEMNFVGRKIDLNREFEFVKEVKITVQPSHIDYFQHLNNAFYIEFAVNQLPLEFEFNRLFAEHKLPFVMFDEMTLVTQKTPDSYVVLFLNKERKIYAVFEFKK from the coding sequence ATGACAATAGAAAAAAGAACGATTCAAACATCTGAAATTGGATATAACTTTAAAATCAGACCAAGCGATTTAATTAATCTTATTCAAGATGTTGAAGGGAAAGATATTGAAAAAGTAACTAAAACAGATTTTGCTACTGAAAAAGCAGATTATTCAATTGTACTTAATTTTAGATATGTTGAAATTAAAAGATGGCCAAAATATAAAGACCAATTAGAGATTCATTCGTTTCCAACGGAAACTAATGCATTTTATGGTTACAGAAATACAATTATATATGATGAATATGGTAAGCCATTGATCGAATCGTATAGTTTAGGATCTTTTATAAATCTTGATACATTAAAACCTTATAGAATGTCAGAAGAACAATTAAAAGGTATTGGTGAACATCACAAATACGAAATGAATTTTGTTGGAAGAAAAATTGATTTGAATCGTGAGTTTGAATTTGTAAAAGAAGTAAAAATTACAGTTCAACCATCTCATATAGATTATTTTCAACATTTAAACAATGCTTTTTATATAGAGTTTGCAGTAAATCAACTTCCACTTGAGTTTGAATTTAATAGACTTTTTGCAGAACACAAACTTCCTTTTGTCATGTTTGATGAGATGACATTAGTGACACAAAAAACTCCTGATTCATATGTTGTTTTATTTTTAAATAAAGAACGAAAAATTTATGCAGTTTTTGAATTCAAAAAATAA
- the fni gene encoding type 2 isopentenyl-diphosphate Delta-isomerase, translating to MSKNRKDEHIELALKQEVKKNAFDKIRLEALDLPDLSMDQIELNTEFLGYKVPYPIYINAMTGGSANGHRINEFLSRLANHFNLPMVTGSQSIIFKDEASKPSFEIIRKNHQGIVVSNLNANASVSQALEAINLISANALSIHLNVIQELVMPEGDRDFSDWTENIKKIKDVIDVPLIVKEVGMGLSLSTISKLKRLGIKHIDVAGSGGTSFLKIEEARSGKSYDYLNEFNLDTAEILMKLEKDDDVSIYASGGVRNPLDVIKALILGAKAVGLSRCFLDLTFLEFDEAIKRVEEFVNDLKKIMIIIGAKSIKDLPKVKYELID from the coding sequence ATGAGCAAAAATAGAAAAGACGAACATATTGAACTTGCTTTAAAACAGGAAGTTAAGAAAAATGCATTCGATAAAATAAGATTAGAAGCATTAGACCTTCCTGATTTATCCATGGATCAAATTGAATTAAATACCGAGTTCCTTGGATATAAAGTGCCTTATCCAATTTATATTAATGCAATGACAGGTGGTTCAGCAAATGGACATCGTATTAATGAATTTTTATCACGTCTAGCAAATCACTTTAATTTACCAATGGTAACTGGTAGTCAATCAATCATTTTCAAAGATGAAGCATCTAAACCTTCATTTGAAATTATTAGAAAAAATCATCAAGGTATTGTTGTTTCAAATTTAAATGCAAATGCTTCAGTTTCACAAGCACTTGAAGCAATCAACTTAATTTCTGCAAATGCACTTTCTATACACTTAAATGTGATTCAAGAACTTGTGATGCCAGAAGGTGATAGAGATTTTTCTGATTGGACTGAGAATATTAAAAAAATTAAAGATGTTATTGATGTACCTTTAATTGTTAAAGAAGTTGGTATGGGTTTATCTTTATCAACTATTTCAAAACTTAAGAGATTAGGCATTAAACACATTGATGTTGCTGGCAGTGGTGGCACATCTTTTCTTAAGATTGAAGAAGCAAGAAGTGGTAAATCATATGATTATCTAAATGAATTTAATTTAGATACTGCAGAAATTCTTATGAAACTAGAAAAAGATGATGATGTATCAATTTATGCATCAGGTGGTGTAAGAAATCCACTCGATGTCATTAAGGCATTGATACTTGGTGCGAAAGCTGTTGGACTTTCTAGATGCTTTTTAGATTTAACGTTCTTAGAATTTGATGAAGCTATCAAACGCGTAGAAGAATTCGTTAACGATTTAAAGAAGATTATGATCATAATTGGAGCAAAATCTATCAAAGACTTACCAAAAGTTAAATATGAACTTATCGATTAA
- a CDS encoding phosphomevalonate kinase, whose product MISLKVPGKLYIIGEYSVLKPGNEAVLVAVDKFINVTVDASKTYEFSSELGHFKWMLSDKLPVFVYDTLTHAKAAVYVAHLYLNYKQVEPKVYSINLSSELTTEENQKYGLGSSGAVVVSVIKGILDYHNVKIKKLDLFKLAVLAQIEINDISSGGELAASIFGGWVHYTRYDLIWVMNHKGKLDEVMTLTWPFLKITRLPKPPFELAICYSGISQSTSQMVGKMQTINQSPWYATFLNKTKLIVTQFKEALVRNDYFTTKYMLEMYRDQLLDLQSKSGIIIESSPFKKMMQIASDYGLPAKTSGAGFGDCGFAIAQNKNQRILVQDAWFKAGLTPLELNVWEYNEQK is encoded by the coding sequence ATGATTTCTCTTAAAGTACCGGGAAAACTATATATTATTGGTGAATATTCTGTACTTAAACCTGGTAATGAAGCGGTTTTAGTTGCAGTTGATAAGTTTATTAATGTCACAGTTGATGCATCAAAAACTTATGAATTTTCTTCTGAACTAGGTCATTTTAAATGGATGTTATCAGATAAACTTCCAGTATTTGTATATGATACATTAACACATGCAAAAGCTGCAGTTTATGTTGCTCATTTATATTTAAATTATAAACAAGTGGAACCTAAAGTCTATTCAATTAATTTATCATCTGAATTAACAACAGAAGAAAATCAAAAATATGGTTTGGGTTCATCAGGTGCAGTTGTTGTATCTGTAATTAAAGGTATTTTAGATTATCACAACGTTAAAATAAAAAAATTAGACTTATTTAAATTAGCAGTACTTGCTCAAATTGAAATTAATGATATTTCATCAGGTGGAGAACTTGCAGCATCAATCTTTGGTGGGTGGGTACACTATACACGTTATGATTTGATTTGGGTGATGAATCATAAGGGGAAATTAGATGAGGTTATGACTTTAACTTGGCCATTCTTAAAAATTACTCGATTACCTAAACCACCGTTTGAACTCGCAATTTGTTACAGTGGAATATCTCAATCAACTTCACAGATGGTTGGCAAGATGCAAACAATTAATCAATCACCTTGGTATGCAACATTCTTAAACAAAACTAAACTCATTGTTACACAGTTTAAAGAAGCACTAGTAAGAAATGATTATTTCACGACTAAATATATGCTTGAAATGTATCGAGACCAATTACTTGATTTACAATCTAAAAGTGGTATTATCATAGAATCAAGCCCATTTAAAAAGATGATGCAAATTGCATCAGATTATGGTTTACCTGCAAAAACATCTGGAGCAGGATTTGGTGATTGTGGATTCGCGATTGCACAAAATAAAAATCAAAGAATATTAGTTCAAGATGCTTGGTTTAAAGCTGGTTTAACACCACTTGAATTAAATGTTTGGGAGTATAATGAGCAAAAATAG